The Cydia splendana chromosome Z, ilCydSple1.2, whole genome shotgun sequence genome window below encodes:
- the LOC134804386 gene encoding 116 kDa U5 small nuclear ribonucleoprotein component codes for MDGDLYDEFGNYIGPDLDSDSDDDQSVYDNREGDEDAMDDDEDADAEPEAAPMSVVLHEDKRYYPQAVEVYGPDVETVVQEEDTQALDKPLVEPVKHKKFQMQQQELLETTYDMEYLADMLDNTNLMRNVTLMGHLHNGKTSFVDCLIRQTHPSTVNNETTIPMRYTDTLFVEQERGVSIKAMPVTLMLKNIKGKSHLLNIMDTPGHVNFSDEVTSALRISDGAVLFVDAAEGIMLNTERLLRHAVQERVPLTICVNKIDRLMLELKLPPADAYYKLRHIIDELNSLIETNQPQDNPDEPATVFSPLLGNVCFASSLYDVCFTLESFAAMYAAAHPASGLRAADMATWLWGDVYFNTKTRRFTKKQPHSSAQRSFVEFILEPLYKIFAQVVGDVDDTLPAVLAELDIKLSKQESKLNVRPLLRLVCSRLFGDFRGFVEMVVRHVPSPLDAAPRKVAHTYRGTEGPLYEDMRACDQSGRLVAHTTKMYPTDDCSFFLVSLVVMNKVAHTYRGTEGPLYEDMRACDQSGRLVAHTTKMYPTDDCSFFLVLARIMSGTLYAGQSVRVLGENYSTQDEEDSRIMNVGRLWIYEARYKVELNRVPAGCWALVEGIDQPIVKTCTLVGADETEELHTFRPLRFDTQAVVKIAVEPVNPSELPKMLDGLRKVNKSYPLLSTRVEESGEHVILGTGELYLDCVMHDLRDMYSEIDIKVADPVVSFCETVVETSSLKCFAETPNKRNKLTMIAEPLERGLAEDIEAGAVCVTWDRRKLGEFFQNKYDWDLLAARSIWAFGPTATGPNILVDDTLPSEVDKHLLASVKESIVQGFQWGTREGPLCEEPIRNVKFKILDAVIAQEPLHRGGGQIIPTARRVAYSAFLMATPRLMEPYLFVEVQAPADCVSAVYTVLAKRRGHVTQDAPVPGSPLYTIKAFVPAIDSFGFETDLRTHTQGQAFCLQVFHHWQIVPGDPLDKSIVIRPLEPQPATHLAREFMVKTRRRKGLSEDVSINKFFDDPMLLELARQDVQFN; via the exons ATGGACGGCGATTTGTACGACGAATTCGGGAATTACATAGGGCCTGATCTGGATTCGGATTCTGACGATGACCAGAGCGTCTATGATAACCGGGAGGGCGACGAGGATGCCATGGACGATGATGAGGACGCCGATGCGGAACCGGAGGCCGCGCCCATGTCGGTCGTGCTGCATGAGGACAAACG ATACTACCCACAAGCAGTGGAAGTATACGGGCCAGATGTAGAGACGGTGGTCCAGGAGGAGGACACCCAGGCGCTGGACAAGCCACTGGTGGAGCCGGTCAAGCACAAGAAGTTCCAGATGCAGCAGCAGGAGTTGCTGGAGACCACATACGACATGGAGTACCTGGCTGACATGCTGGACAACACTAATCTTATGAGGAACGTGACGCTTATGGGGCATCTGCACAATG gcaAAACTTCGTTTGTGGACTGCCTCATCCGCCAGACCCACCCCAGCACCGTGAACAACGAGACAACCATCCCCATGCGATACACAGACACTCTATTCGTCGAGCAGGAGCGTGGGGTGTCCATAAAAGCCATGCCGGTCACGCTCATGCTCAAGAATATCAAGGGAAAATCTCACTTGCTCAATATCATGGACACCCCGGGCCATGTGAATTTTAGCGATGAAGTCACTTCTGCTTTAAGGATTTCTGATG GCGCGGTGCTTTTCGTTGACGCGGCGGAGGGCATCATGCTAAACACCGAGCGTCTGCTCCGGCACGCCGTGCAAGAGCGAGTGCCTCTAACGATCTGCGTAAACAAGATCGACCGTCTCATGCTAGAGCTGAAACTACCACCCGCTGACGCGTATTACAAGCTGAGGCATATAATAGACGAATTGAATTCGTTGATAGAAACAAACCAGCCTCAAGACAACCCTGATGAGCCGGCCACAGTGTTCTCGCCTTTACTGG GTAACGTCTGCTTCGCTTCGTCCCTCTACGACGTATGCTTCACGCTGGAGTCGTTCGCGGCCATGTACGCGGCGGCGCACCCCGCCTCGGGGCTCCGCGCCGCCGACATGGCCACGTGGCTGTGGGGCGATGTCTACTTCAACACGAAGACGCGGCGTTTCACCAAGAAACAGCCGCACTCGTCCGCGCAGCGAAGCTTCGTCGAGTTCATTCTTGAGCCGCTCTACAAGATCTTTGCCCAG GTGGTAGGTGACGTGGACGACACGCTGCCGGCGGTGCTGGCCGAGCTGGACATCAAGCTGTCCAAGCAGGAGTCCAAGCTCAACGTGCGCCCGCTGCTGCGGCTCGTCTGTAGCCGCCTTTTCGGAGACTTTCG TGGTTTCGTGGAGATGGTGGTCCGTCACGTTCCCTCGCCGCTGGACGCGGCTCCTCGCAAAGTGGCACACACGTACCGCGGCACCGAGGGCCCGCTGTACGAGGACATGCGCGCCTGCGACCAGTCGGGCAGGCTGGTCGCACACACCACCAAGATGTATCCCACTGACGACTGTAGCTTCTTCTTGGTGAGTTTGGTTGTTATGAACAAAGTGGCACACACGTACCGCGGCACCGAGGGCCCGCTGTACGAGGACATGCGCGCCTGCGACCAGTCGGGCAGGCTGGTCGCACACACCACCAAGATGTATCCCACTGACGACTGTAGCTTCTTCTTG GTTCTCGCTCGCATAATGTCCGGCACGCTGTACGCGGGCCAGTCCGTGCGCGTTCTCGGCGAGAACTACAGCACGCAGGACGAGGAGGACTCGAGGATCATGAACGTCGGCCGGCTGTGGATATACGAGGCCAGATACAAG GTGGAGTTGAATCGCGTCCCCGCCGGTTGCTGGGCCCTGGTGGAAGGCATCGACCAGCCCATAGTGAAGACGTGCACGCTCGTCGGCGCCGACGAGACGGAGGAGCTGCACACCTTCCGGCCGCTCCGGTTCGACACGCAGGCCGTCGTCAAGATAGCCGTGGAGCCCGTCAACCCCTCCGAGCTGCCCAAGATGCTGGACGGCCTGAGGAAG GTGAACAAGTCTTACCCGCTGCTTTCGACGCGCGTAGAGGAGAGTGGGGAGCACGTGATCCTCGGCACGGGGGAGCTCTACCTCGACTGCGTCATGCACGACCTCAGGGACATGTACTCTGAGATTGATATcaaag TCGCCGACCCCGTAGTATCCTTCTGCGAGACGGTGGTAGAAACATCCTCGCTAAAGTGCTTCGCGGAGACTCCCAACAAACGGAACAAGCTGACCATGATAGCTGAGCCCTTGGAGAGAGGGCTCGCCGAGGACATCGAGGCGGGCGCCGTGTGCGTCACGTGGGACAGGCGGAAGCTGGGAGAGTTCTTCCAGAACAA GTACGATTGGGACTTGCTAGCCGCCCGTTCGATCTGGGCGTTCGGCCCCACGGCGACCGGGCCCAACATTCTGGTCGACGACACACTTCCCTCCGAGGTCGACAAGCATCTGCTGGCGTCGGTCAAAGAGAGCATAGTGCAAG GGTTCCAGTGGGGCACACGCGAAGGCCCGCTATGCGAGGAGCCGATCCGCAACGTCAAGTTCAAGATTCTCGACGCGGTCATAGCGCAAGAGCCGTTGCACAGAGGAGGAGGACAGATCATTCCCACAGCTCGCCGA GTGGCATATTCAGCATTCCTGATGGCGACGCCTCGTCTGATGGAGCCGTACCTGTTCGTGGAGGTGCAGGCGCCCGCAGACTGCGTCTCCGCCGTCTACACCGTGCTCGCCAAGCGGAGAG GTCACGTGACCCAAGACGCGCCCGTGCCGGGTTCGCCGCTCTACACGATCAAAGCGTTCGTGCCCGCCATCGACTCGTTCGGCTTCGAGACGGACTTGCGGACGCACA